A window of Solanum stenotomum isolate F172 chromosome 3, ASM1918654v1, whole genome shotgun sequence contains these coding sequences:
- the LOC125857556 gene encoding F-box/LRR-repeat protein At3g48880-like codes for MMSFQKQEKIEAVVMEEGNSPVRRWEDLNIDMLVNIFQSFDLFQLISVIPQVCPAWQLACSDQRLWKTLDLSVTQSNFIRIRAPPYVYVDTPSREKLTRILKICLNLSRGNILTLIFHYNLYVDDNQLTYTAKRCPRLKRLVMPAWEKLEKQTICSAFHEWKDLESLTMPSLEEPAYVIEKIGRSCKKISELKIMAPCDILFASALVSFLPNLKVLSVRCTELSKHALVILLEGLKKLKVLNISHCIITQDLPPPARMKILTELDESILEKACRLDKFLTCMSDSCIMCQRTQNDEGFMRWYKYADLWKVDEVKSLAI; via the exons ATGATGTCAtttcaaaaacaagaaaagattGAAGCTGTTGTGATGGAAGAAGGAAATTCTCCTGTAAGGAGATGGGAGGACCTTAATATTGATATGCTGGTGAATATATTCCAGTCCTTTGACCTTTTCCAGTTGATCTCTGTAATTCCTCAAGTTTGTCCTGCATGGCAATTGGCTTGTTCTGACCAACGTCTCTGGAAAACACTGGACTTGTCAGTAACGCAGTCAAATTTCATCAGAATTAGAGCACCGCCGTATGTATATGTCGACACTCCATCTCGTGAAAAATTGACCCGCATCCTAAAGATTTGCTTGAACCTTAGTCGTGGAAACATACTGACGTTGATCTTCCATTATAATTTGTATGTTGACGACAATCAATTGACTTATACTGCCAAGAG GTGTCCACGGCTTAAACGCCTTGTTATGCCTGCTTGGGAAAAACTAGAAAAGCAAACAATATGCAGTGCTTTTCATGAATGGAAAGATCTTGAATCACTGACGATGCCTAGTTTAGAAGAACCTGCATATGTCATCGAGAAAATTGGAAGGAGTTGCAAAAAAATTTCTGAGCTAAAGATTATGGCTCCCTGCGATATACTGTTTGCATCTGCACTGGTCTCATTTCTTCCAAACTTGAAAGTGTTGAGTGTGAGGTGTACAGAGTTATCTAAACATGCTTTGGTTATTCTCTTGGAGGGGTTAAAAAAGTTGAAAGTGCTCAACATATCGCATTGCATAATTACTCAAGACCTTCCTCCACCTGCACGGATGAAAATTCTGACCGAGCTTGATGAATCCATTCTGGAAAAAGCGTGTAGGTTAGACAAATTCCTAACCTGCATGAGTGACTCGTGCATCATGTGTCAGCGCACTCAAAATGATGAAGGGTTCATGAGGTGGTATAAGTATGCAGACCTCTGGAAAGTGGATGAGGTGAAGTCTCTTGCAATTTGA
- the LOC125859674 gene encoding membrane steroid-binding protein 1, with translation MAVELWETLKDSITAYTGLAPTTFFTLVALALAFYYVVSELFGSPDNRHQQRPRDFEEQQPLPPPVQLGEISGEELKQYDGSDSKKPLLMAIKGQIYDVSQSRMFYGPGGPYALFAGKDASRALAKMSFEEKDLTGDISGLGPFELEALQDWEYKFMSKYVKVGTVKQTVPVSDGASNDESVESTKPAEAVASESAKPSEDGPSGSVVAETVDKSDGDVDKKD, from the exons atgGCTGTAGAACTATGGGAAACTTTGAAAGATTCTATTACAGCATACACTGGTCTTGCTCCGACTACTTTTTTTACCCTTGTTGCTCTAGCACTTGCTTTCTACTATGTTGTATCGGAGTTGTTTGGTTCACCTGATAATCGTCACCAACAGAGGCCTAGAGATTTCGAGGAACAGCAGCCTCTGCCACCACCAGTTCAACTTGGAGAGATTTCTGGAGAGGAGTTGAAGCAGTATGATGGGTCTGATTCAAAGAAGCCTTTGTTGATGGCAATTAAGGGTCAGATCTATGATGTTTCACAGAGCAG AATGTTCTATGGACCTGGAGGACCTTATGCATTATTTGCTGGAAAGGATGCTAGTAGAGCTCTCGCCAAGATGTCCTTTGAGGAGAAAGATCTCACTGGTGATATCTCTGGCCTTGGTCCATTTGAGCTTGAGGCGTTACAAGATTGGGAGTATAAATTCATGAGCAAGTATGTCAAGGTTGGAACTGTCAAGCAGACAGTGCCAGTAAGTGATGGTGCATCTAATGATGAATCCGTTGAATCAACCAAGCCAGCAGAAGCTGTTGCATCAGAGAGTGCTAAGCCATCGGAAGATGGTCCATCTGGAAGTGTTGTTGCTGAAACCGTGGACAAGTCTGACGGTGATGTTGACAAGAAGGACTAA
- the LOC125857557 gene encoding F-box/LRR-repeat protein At3g48880-like: protein MPFQKQEKIEVVVTEGGDSPVRRWEDLDIDILLKIFQSVDLFQLISIIPQVCRSWQLACSDQLLWKTLDLSVMQSNFVRITIPPYVYVDSPSREKLTHLLKICLNLSRGNILTLIFHFNLYVDNNQLAYTAKRCPGLKRLVMPAWEKLEKATICSAFRKWKDLESLTMPSLEEPAYIIKKIGRSCKKLSELKIMGPCDMLLASTLVSFLPNLKVLSVRCTELPKPALVILLEELKQLKVLNISHCIITEYLPPPAPMKILTELDESILEKASRLDKFLTCMSDSCIMCQRTRNNEGFMKWYKYADLWKVDEVKSLAI from the exons ATGCCGtttcaaaaacaagaaaagattGAAGTTGTTGTGACGGAAGGAGGAGATTCTCCTGTAAGGAGATGGGAGGACCTTGATATCGATATATTGTTGAAGATATTCCAGTCCGTTGACCTTTTCCAGTTGATCTCTATAATTCCTCAAGTTTGTCGGTCATGGCAATTGGCTTGTTCTGACCAACTTCTCTGGAAAACGCTGGATTTGTCAGTAATGCAGTCAAATTTTGTTAGAATTACAATACCACCGTATGTATATGTCGACAGTCCATCTCGTGAAAAATTGACCCACCTCCTAAAGATTTGTTTGAACCTTAGTCGTGGAAACATACTGACATTGAtcttccatttcaatttgtatGTTGACAACAATCAATTGGCTTATACTGCCAAGAG GTGTCCAGGGCTTAAACGCCTTGTTATGCCTGCTTGGGAAAAACTAGAAAAGGCAACAATATGCAGTGCTTTTCGTAAATGGAAAGATCTTGAATCACTGACGATGCCTAGTTTAGAAGAACCTGCATATATCATCAAGAAAATTGGAAGGAGTTGCAAAAAACTTTCTGAATTGAAGATTATGGGTCCCTGTGATATGCTGTTGGCCTCTACACTGGTATCATTTCTTCCGAACTTGAAAGTGTTGAGTGTGAGGTGTACGGAGTTACCTAAACCTGCTTTGGTTATTCTCTTAGAGGAATTAAAACAGTTGAAAGTGCTCAACATATCGCATTGCATAATTACTGAATACCTTCCTCCACCCGCACCTATGAAAATTCTGACCGAGCTTGATGAATCCATTCTCGAAAAAGCATCTAGGTTAGACAAATTCCTAACCTGCATGAGTGACTCATGCATCATGTGTCAGCGCACTCGGAATAATGAAGGGTTCATGAAGTGGTATAAGTATGCAGACCTCTGGAAAGTGGATGAAGTGAAGTCTCTTGcaatttga